The following are encoded in a window of Brockia lithotrophica genomic DNA:
- a CDS encoding L-aspartate oxidase: MAKAIPQETGQLPRGGVAIADYLVVGAGAAGLATALCLGKRGSVILMSKGSPRASASYRAQGGIAYPLPEELNEHAEDTRRTGSALVDEEVLRTYLSRAGDAFAFLEDLGVPFERHPDGSLVRVREGGYTHARIARTADHIGRSLTTAMIHALAHAPSVRILPYARLLRILVHEGNAVGGIFSRRGTPFVVLARMTFLATGGFAGLFARSTHAAHALGEGTFLAWEAGAVLRDLEFVQFHPTALARGRLPLPLLTEALRGSGARIVDAAGVPLLERIHPLGDLAPRDVVARTLYEEGMRGRSAFLDLRPVANLRQRFPTVWRILRRAGFDPERPVPVTPAAHYTIGGILASAEGRTTLPRLFALGEAASTGFHGANRLASNSLLEIFVQSLLACEDATRTEAPLPNEVAAHHARKALDRVPRGLPDVPKSALLRRVRELLWRRAGIVRDGTELRAALDELSRLRQRLVARASPEAVPFLPDAAVLGTATLFVRSALAREESRGVHARRDFPGMEVRPRHTLLLPPKRPDSRDRETFYGFPSPEEGELLRVNAKGIPDGFPSPPTPLP, translated from the coding sequence ATGGCGAAGGCGATTCCCCAAGAGACGGGGCAACTCCCCCGCGGAGGAGTCGCAATTGCCGATTACCTCGTCGTCGGCGCCGGAGCGGCGGGGCTCGCGACGGCCCTCTGCCTCGGAAAGCGCGGCTCCGTGATCCTCATGAGCAAGGGATCTCCTCGGGCGAGCGCCTCCTATCGCGCCCAAGGGGGGATCGCCTATCCGCTTCCGGAAGAACTGAACGAACACGCGGAAGACACCCGCCGCACGGGGAGCGCCCTCGTGGACGAGGAGGTTCTCCGCACGTACCTGAGCCGCGCTGGCGACGCGTTCGCCTTCCTCGAGGACTTGGGCGTTCCCTTCGAACGCCATCCGGACGGTTCTTTGGTGCGCGTCCGCGAGGGAGGGTATACGCACGCGCGCATCGCGCGGACCGCCGACCACATCGGCCGTTCCCTTACGACAGCGATGATCCACGCCTTAGCGCACGCGCCCTCCGTCCGCATCTTGCCCTATGCCCGCCTCCTCCGCATCCTCGTGCACGAGGGAAATGCGGTAGGAGGGATTTTCTCCCGCAGGGGGACCCCGTTTGTCGTGCTCGCGCGGATGACCTTCCTCGCCACGGGGGGCTTTGCCGGACTCTTCGCCCGAAGCACACACGCGGCCCACGCCTTGGGAGAGGGAACCTTCCTCGCCTGGGAAGCCGGAGCCGTCCTCCGCGACCTCGAGTTCGTCCAGTTCCACCCAACGGCGCTTGCCCGCGGACGACTCCCCCTCCCTCTCCTCACGGAAGCCCTTCGGGGGAGCGGCGCGCGCATCGTCGACGCGGCGGGCGTCCCCCTCCTCGAGAGAATCCATCCCCTCGGAGACCTCGCCCCGCGGGACGTCGTCGCCCGTACCCTCTACGAAGAAGGGATGCGCGGGCGAAGCGCGTTCCTCGACCTTCGGCCGGTGGCGAACCTCCGGCAAAGGTTTCCCACGGTGTGGCGCATCCTCCGCCGTGCGGGCTTTGATCCAGAAAGGCCCGTCCCCGTCACGCCCGCCGCCCACTACACGATCGGGGGCATCCTCGCAAGCGCCGAGGGGCGGACGACCTTGCCCCGCCTGTTCGCGCTCGGCGAGGCCGCCTCCACGGGTTTCCACGGCGCAAACCGCCTGGCTTCGAATTCTCTTTTGGAAATCTTCGTCCAGTCTCTCCTCGCGTGCGAAGACGCGACGCGAACCGAGGCCCCCTTGCCCAACGAAGTAGCCGCCCACCACGCGCGGAAGGCCCTCGACCGCGTGCCCCGCGGCCTTCCCGACGTCCCCAAAAGCGCCCTTTTGCGCCGCGTCCGCGAACTCCTCTGGCGGCGCGCCGGGATCGTCCGCGACGGTACGGAACTCCGCGCGGCCCTCGACGAACTGAGCCGACTCCGGCAGAGGCTTGTAGCCCGCGCTTCTCCCGAAGCCGTACCCTTTCTCCCGGATGCGGCCGTCTTGGGTACCGCGACGCTCTTCGTCCGCTCCGCCCTCGCCCGCGAAGAAAGCCGCGGCGTGCACGCGCGGCGCGACTTTCCCGGGATGGAGGTGCGTCCGCGGCACACGCTCCTCCTTCCCCCGAAACGCCCCGATTCACGGGATCGGGAAACCTTTTACGGGTTTCCCTCCCCGGAAGAAGGAGAGCTCCTTCGGGTGAACGCAAAGGGCATCCCGGACGGCTTCCCCTCGCCGCCGACTCCCCTGCCGTGA
- a CDS encoding phage holin family protein: MLVRFLGNAIAILLLPYILRGIEVHGVGAAIVAALLWGLVNAVLRPVVMLLTLPLNVLTLGLFGLVVNALLFWLVGSVVSGFVVHGFWPAFFGSILMGLLSSLFSYFVK, from the coding sequence GTGCTCGTACGCTTCCTCGGTAACGCGATTGCGATCCTCCTTCTCCCTTACATTTTGCGGGGAATCGAGGTTCACGGCGTCGGCGCGGCGATCGTCGCGGCGCTCCTCTGGGGTCTGGTAAACGCCGTGCTCCGCCCCGTCGTCATGCTCCTCACCCTCCCCCTCAATGTGCTCACCCTTGGGTTGTTCGGCCTCGTGGTCAACGCTCTCCTCTTTTGGCTCGTGGGGAGCGTCGTATCCGGGTTCGTCGTTCACGGGTTTTGGCCCGCGTTTTTTGGATCGATCCTCATGGGTCTTTTGAGTAGTCTCTTTTCTTACTTTGTAAAGTAA
- the argS gene encoding arginine--tRNA ligase: protein MYWRPVRDVLAELVSELSPEEIEQLLDTPPDPSLGDVAFPTFRLAKARRRPPAEIARETAEALAARGFSARADGGYVNVALPREAAVRDILRETAAPDFARFSWGAGKRVVIDMSSPNIAKPFGVGHLRSTVIGQAIRNLLLRAGYEVLRVNHIGDWGTQFGKLMAAYAMWGIPKGAPDKIRAYLELYVRFHEEAERRPELEDEGRRWFKRLEDGDPEARKLWRMFVDESLKEFMRIYDRLGVSFEYVLGESFYNDQIPGVLEEVRAKGLLEESEGAFVVRLGDDLPPALLLKSDGTTLYLTRDLATALYRKNVLGADLLLYVVGREQSLHFEQLRGVLRRMGYPWADAIVHVPFGLLRFGGKKLSTRRGRVIFLEEVLDEAKARALQILEEKSPQLADKEAVAEAIGVGAVIFGDLRQSRLHDVDFDMEEALSFEGETGPYVQYTYARAKGLFRRAGEPYEEALAAVPSDVRGIAGDRGWELLKLVAAYPRAVRKGIELYEPSAVARHILDVAKAFNRYYQEERILVEDAEERRAKLALVARVARVLADGLEVLGLKVLEEI from the coding sequence GTGTACTGGCGACCGGTACGCGATGTGTTGGCAGAACTCGTCTCGGAACTTTCTCCCGAGGAAATCGAACAGCTCTTGGACACGCCCCCGGATCCTTCTCTCGGGGACGTGGCCTTTCCCACTTTTCGTCTGGCCAAGGCGCGGCGTCGTCCGCCGGCCGAAATCGCCCGGGAAACTGCAGAGGCGTTGGCCGCGCGGGGGTTTTCCGCCCGGGCGGACGGCGGTTACGTGAACGTCGCCCTTCCCCGGGAAGCGGCGGTGCGCGACATCCTGCGCGAGACGGCGGCGCCGGATTTCGCCCGCTTTTCCTGGGGGGCGGGGAAGCGCGTCGTGATCGACATGTCCTCGCCGAACATCGCCAAGCCGTTCGGCGTTGGACATCTGCGCTCGACGGTGATCGGCCAGGCGATCCGGAACCTCCTTCTTCGGGCGGGGTACGAAGTCCTGCGCGTGAACCACATCGGCGATTGGGGAACGCAGTTCGGGAAGCTCATGGCCGCGTACGCGATGTGGGGAATTCCCAAAGGTGCTCCGGACAAGATCCGCGCCTACCTCGAGCTCTACGTTCGCTTTCACGAGGAGGCAGAGCGACGTCCGGAGCTCGAAGACGAGGGGAGGCGCTGGTTTAAGCGGCTCGAGGACGGGGACCCGGAGGCGCGGAAGCTCTGGCGGATGTTCGTCGACGAGAGCCTCAAGGAGTTTATGCGCATCTACGACCGCCTCGGGGTTTCCTTTGAATACGTCCTCGGGGAGAGCTTCTACAACGACCAGATTCCTGGGGTTCTCGAAGAGGTTCGGGCCAAGGGGCTTCTCGAGGAGAGCGAAGGCGCCTTTGTCGTCCGCCTCGGCGACGACCTCCCCCCGGCCCTCCTCCTCAAGTCCGACGGGACGACCCTCTACCTCACGCGCGACCTCGCCACCGCCCTCTACCGGAAGAACGTACTCGGTGCAGACCTCCTCCTCTACGTCGTCGGTCGGGAGCAGTCCCTCCACTTCGAGCAACTTCGTGGCGTTCTCCGGCGCATGGGGTACCCGTGGGCCGACGCGATCGTCCACGTTCCCTTCGGCCTTCTCCGCTTCGGCGGCAAAAAGCTTTCGACGCGCCGCGGGCGGGTGATCTTCCTCGAAGAGGTGCTCGACGAGGCGAAGGCGCGTGCCCTTCAGATCCTCGAGGAGAAGAGCCCCCAGCTTGCGGACAAGGAGGCCGTAGCCGAGGCGATCGGCGTCGGGGCGGTGATCTTCGGCGACCTACGGCAGAGCAGGCTCCACGACGTCGACTTCGACATGGAGGAAGCCTTGAGCTTCGAAGGGGAGACGGGCCCCTACGTGCAGTACACGTACGCGCGGGCGAAGGGCCTCTTTCGCCGGGCGGGTGAGCCCTACGAAGAGGCGTTGGCCGCCGTGCCTTCGGACGTCCGGGGAATTGCGGGCGACCGGGGGTGGGAACTGCTCAAGCTCGTCGCTGCCTATCCTCGGGCCGTGCGCAAAGGGATCGAACTCTACGAGCCGAGCGCCGTCGCCCGCCACATCCTCGATGTCGCCAAGGCCTTTAACCGCTACTACCAAGAAGAGCGCATCCTCGTCGAAGATGCGGAAGAGCGCCGGGCCAAGCTCGCCCTCGTGGCCCGCGTCGCCCGCGTGCTCGCCGACGGGTTGGAGGTTTTAGGTCTTAAGGTACTCGAAGAAATATAG
- a CDS encoding rhomboid family intramembrane serine protease, translating into MRAESWGEAAFWAFVEAYIRRRGFRIVAWRDAYDVRGVRPSVHLVEKLGERVTYVRLFCASPDAFPLSEVVRATLRMGDMLRRRFRAPSLEAVLLFVACSAREEDARSDLGPFSDGDAVSTALAEVHGATNFLLGVLFPADGEFALSVAEVPQAAEEAGEVRLSPCPFGTSEKKELAHEADRVGSPVSDADARGFSATSEGGAPLSQGLAKRECAFWQEVLAGGLRPYLPRYARWWSGFFSSSPLAGGLRRKGDGVSPSPERGLEVRPPMFGTYLLLGTSAATYLLLSWPELANRLQEIWLRHAGIFGLVLEGLGSPFVFGGFPSLVLAALALYVLAPPAESAFGTSRLLTLYVGGGLLGVRWAEALSGAEAWGGTAALYALVGGLLSFLLRRRRLLGREFLVDAGVLLGIALLLLFAFASVHPVLAFGGLLGGTLLGVALTPELGSSPVRTSFWALVVYGLFLAWGMLSA; encoded by the coding sequence GTGAGGGCAGAGAGTTGGGGAGAGGCGGCATTTTGGGCGTTCGTCGAGGCCTACATCCGGAGGCGCGGGTTTCGCATCGTGGCGTGGCGGGACGCCTACGACGTCCGCGGGGTGCGCCCTTCCGTTCACCTCGTGGAAAAGCTCGGCGAGCGCGTCACATACGTGCGCCTCTTTTGCGCGTCGCCGGACGCGTTCCCGCTCTCCGAAGTCGTGCGGGCGACGCTCCGCATGGGGGACATGCTCCGGCGGCGTTTTCGCGCTCCTTCCCTCGAGGCTGTGCTTCTCTTCGTCGCATGCTCCGCGCGCGAGGAGGATGCGCGAAGCGACCTCGGCCCTTTTTCCGACGGCGATGCGGTGAGCACCGCGCTGGCGGAAGTCCACGGAGCCACGAACTTCTTGCTTGGGGTCCTTTTCCCTGCCGACGGGGAGTTCGCGCTTTCCGTCGCCGAGGTGCCCCAGGCGGCGGAAGAGGCGGGAGAAGTTCGTCTGTCGCCTTGCCCCTTCGGTACCTCGGAGAAGAAGGAACTCGCCCACGAGGCTGACCGGGTGGGTTCCCCCGTTTCAGACGCGGACGCTCGGGGCTTCTCCGCCACCTCTGAGGGGGGAGCGCCCCTTTCCCAGGGTCTGGCGAAGCGGGAGTGCGCCTTTTGGCAAGAGGTACTTGCGGGCGGCCTTCGCCCGTACCTCCCGCGCTACGCCCGCTGGTGGAGCGGGTTCTTTTCTTCTTCTCCCTTGGCGGGCGGCCTTCGTCGGAAGGGAGACGGCGTTTCCCCTTCCCCCGAGAGAGGTCTCGAAGTACGCCCGCCCATGTTCGGCACGTACCTTCTCCTCGGAACGTCTGCCGCCACGTACCTTCTCCTCTCCTGGCCCGAGCTTGCCAACCGCCTGCAGGAAATTTGGCTCCGGCATGCCGGGATCTTCGGCCTCGTTTTGGAAGGGCTCGGGTCTCCCTTCGTCTTCGGCGGGTTTCCCTCGCTCGTCCTCGCCGCCCTTGCCCTCTACGTCCTCGCTCCTCCTGCGGAGAGCGCCTTCGGTACGTCGCGCCTCCTCACCCTCTACGTCGGCGGAGGACTTTTGGGCGTGCGCTGGGCGGAAGCCCTCTCAGGTGCGGAAGCTTGGGGAGGTACGGCGGCGCTCTACGCCCTCGTCGGCGGCCTTTTGAGCTTTCTCCTCCGCCGCCGTCGCCTCTTGGGGCGCGAATTTCTCGTTGACGCGGGCGTCCTCCTTGGAATCGCGCTTCTTCTCCTCTTCGCCTTTGCCTCCGTCCACCCGGTACTCGCCTTCGGCGGCCTTTTGGGCGGAACGCTTCTCGGCGTGGCCCTTACGCCGGAACTCGGTTCCTCCCCTGTGCGCACCTCTTTCTGGGCCCTCGTAGTCTACGGACTCTTTCTCGCCTGGGGGATGCTCAGCGCGTGA
- a CDS encoding YlaN family protein, with the protein MDNVDFAAKALEILESDAERIMRLIRVQRENLVLPNCPLYQEVLDTQMFGLSREVDFAVRLGLISREEGKRILDRLEEELARLDAEVARDVSVSRPDAGCRPTP; encoded by the coding sequence ATGGACAACGTCGACTTCGCCGCCAAGGCGCTGGAAATTTTGGAATCCGATGCGGAGCGCATCATGCGCCTCATCCGCGTGCAACGGGAAAACCTCGTCCTCCCGAACTGTCCCCTCTATCAGGAGGTTCTCGATACGCAAATGTTTGGCCTTTCCCGCGAGGTGGACTTTGCCGTACGCCTCGGCCTCATCTCGCGCGAGGAGGGGAAGCGGATCCTCGACCGCTTGGAAGAAGAGCTAGCCCGCCTCGATGCAGAGGTTGCGCGAGACGTGAGCGTGTCCCGTCCGGATGCCGGGTGTCGGCCGACTCCGTGA
- a CDS encoding Ger(x)C family spore germination protein: protein MKKEGREGPKSPVPSPRGRKGEALPKGRAEMPRSTARGRLKCALRALGRSAFLLAGIGGLLTLGGCWDKVELEDIVFASAIGLDRAEQPGRLDVTFELMNTKKASIPISQTAQKEPNVTYVTVRDTTPIWARDIANSVVTRRINISHVQTIVIGEELVRQEDLFVTLAAALRDPEMRRATPIIVTHERAEDFLRENRPRFETLPYIFYRFKLNRWKDTGTVPISTLNEFLRAYSIRAGYLVTYATARREEGSEGRDDRAFPGELRIEGGDPVEMIGSAALARGKMVGALTGYETRFALLLGNQLHVATYLIGFRDPVDPTYYVSTRIQNWEGPRIRIDVSREIPRIVVDVPFRVEVLSVPSRVDYVNDAEKRKLLHESIRKELESAFRRVVHRAQKEFETDIFGWSRFALRLFPTWEDYRRYDFPGKFPRAEVEVHVDVKIINFGKTVTTQEESPEPKMRW, encoded by the coding sequence ATGAAAAAGGAAGGGCGAGAAGGGCCGAAGTCTCCCGTACCCTCCCCTCGTGGCCGTAAGGGCGAAGCCCTCCCGAAAGGCAGGGCGGAAATGCCTCGGTCGACGGCGCGCGGGCGTCTGAAATGTGCGCTTCGGGCTTTAGGGCGTTCCGCGTTCCTCCTCGCGGGGATCGGCGGATTGTTGACCCTGGGCGGCTGTTGGGACAAGGTCGAACTCGAGGACATCGTCTTTGCCTCGGCCATCGGCCTCGACCGTGCGGAACAGCCGGGGCGGCTGGATGTCACCTTCGAGCTCATGAACACCAAAAAGGCTTCCATTCCTATAAGCCAGACGGCGCAAAAGGAGCCAAACGTCACGTACGTCACGGTGCGCGATACGACGCCCATCTGGGCGCGGGACATCGCAAACTCCGTGGTCACCCGTCGGATCAACATCTCCCACGTTCAGACGATCGTCATCGGCGAGGAGCTCGTGCGCCAAGAAGACCTCTTCGTCACCCTCGCCGCGGCACTCCGCGACCCGGAAATGCGCCGGGCAACGCCGATCATCGTCACGCACGAGCGCGCGGAGGACTTTTTGCGGGAAAACCGCCCCCGATTCGAGACGCTTCCGTACATCTTTTATCGCTTCAAGCTCAACCGCTGGAAGGATACGGGAACCGTCCCCATTTCCACGCTCAACGAATTCCTCCGCGCCTACAGCATCCGTGCTGGCTACCTCGTCACGTACGCCACGGCTCGACGCGAGGAAGGTTCGGAAGGACGAGACGACCGCGCCTTCCCCGGGGAACTCCGCATCGAAGGAGGGGATCCCGTGGAGATGATCGGGAGCGCCGCTCTCGCGCGGGGGAAGATGGTCGGGGCGCTCACGGGGTATGAGACGCGCTTCGCCCTCCTCTTAGGAAACCAACTTCACGTAGCGACTTACCTCATCGGATTTCGCGATCCCGTAGATCCGACGTACTACGTCTCCACGCGGATCCAAAACTGGGAGGGACCGCGGATCCGCATCGACGTAAGCCGCGAGATTCCTCGGATCGTCGTCGACGTCCCCTTCCGCGTAGAGGTCCTCTCCGTTCCCTCGCGGGTCGACTACGTGAACGACGCCGAGAAGCGAAAACTCCTCCACGAGAGCATCCGCAAGGAACTCGAATCGGCCTTCCGCCGGGTCGTCCACCGGGCGCAGAAAGAGTTCGAAACGGACATCTTCGGTTGGAGCCGATTTGCGCTTAGGCTTTTTCCAACGTGGGAAGACTACCGTCGGTACGATTTCCCGGGAAAATTCCCCCGCGCCGAGGTAGAAGTCCACGTGGACGTAAAGATCATCAACTTCGGAAAGACCGTGACCACCCAAGAAGAATCCCCGGAACCCAAGATGCGCTGGTGA
- a CDS encoding GerAB/ArcD/ProY family transporter, producing METPSTNRRIGFRELTTMTFFLIALRGTDENTTLYFQIGGNAAWMVPLIQWLAFVLLFVPLTRKMERHGADDVFRLLKLMWVPTATRFTAWGLFLLLLALGALCFRPYVVMLTVMFYLRTPEHAVGLVLLLGGMYVASRGYEAIGRMGNMFFVYAMFFFVLLILGVIDLVDPSYTFPLFGPGIPRILRESLLTLGFFCEPFFLAFLAGATKGGVRTFRRAILTGTGMAALVMSVFLLLYDWVFGFPSVNDILFHYQQLTRFAHFGLYISHIEAIFLYIWVMASVARLAIVLYLLAQLLRLALDVPAGRPLLPLVAAYLFLTSLIPVGINDIFRWKYAVVVAATFVMLLLGLAVVLWPLPAGKQPFRGGRPH from the coding sequence GTGGAAACGCCGTCGACCAACCGACGCATCGGCTTTCGCGAGCTCACGACGATGACGTTTTTCCTCATCGCCCTCCGCGGCACGGACGAAAATACAACACTCTATTTCCAAATCGGCGGCAACGCCGCATGGATGGTCCCCCTCATCCAGTGGCTCGCCTTTGTCCTCCTCTTTGTCCCGCTCACGCGGAAGATGGAGCGCCACGGCGCCGACGACGTCTTTCGTCTCCTCAAGCTCATGTGGGTACCTACGGCGACGCGCTTCACCGCGTGGGGCCTCTTCCTCCTCCTCCTCGCCCTGGGGGCGCTCTGCTTTCGTCCGTACGTCGTCATGCTCACGGTGATGTTCTACCTGCGTACGCCCGAACACGCCGTCGGCCTCGTGCTCCTCTTGGGCGGGATGTACGTCGCCTCTCGCGGCTACGAGGCGATCGGGCGAATGGGCAACATGTTCTTCGTGTACGCCATGTTTTTTTTCGTCCTCCTCATCCTCGGCGTCATCGACCTCGTGGACCCGTCCTATACCTTTCCTCTCTTCGGACCGGGAATTCCGCGGATTCTCCGGGAATCCCTCCTCACCCTCGGCTTTTTCTGCGAGCCGTTTTTCCTCGCCTTCCTCGCCGGTGCCACAAAGGGGGGAGTTCGCACCTTTCGCCGGGCAATCCTCACGGGGACGGGAATGGCCGCCCTGGTGATGAGCGTGTTTCTTCTCCTCTACGACTGGGTCTTCGGTTTCCCCAGCGTAAACGACATCCTCTTCCACTACCAGCAACTCACGCGCTTCGCCCACTTTGGGCTCTACATCTCCCACATCGAGGCGATCTTCCTCTACATCTGGGTCATGGCCTCCGTGGCGCGGCTCGCCATCGTCCTTTACCTCCTCGCCCAGCTCCTCCGCCTCGCCCTGGACGTACCCGCGGGAAGGCCGCTTCTCCCGCTCGTTGCCGCCTACCTCTTTCTCACGAGCCTCATCCCCGTGGGGATCAACGACATCTTTCGCTGGAAGTACGCCGTCGTCGTCGCCGCCACCTTCGTCATGCTCCTCTTGGGCCTTGCCGTCGTGCTCTGGCCGCTTCCCGCGGGAAAGCAGCCGTTCCGGGGAGGAAGGCCGCACTGA
- a CDS encoding spore germination protein — MFRPWSVFRRHREKQRTLEEAAAKRTGVPGPKCPKCPISSKLKTNVAKVREHFHSPQNVDLKVRHITYGRRKAAIVYLEGTIEESTIDEAVIRPLNERVTAITGKKAYTEITTILDSLHLDYVDEMEDALRHILDGHIVLFIDGIRRAFAIDFSFFPTRSVQEPKIEHVLKGPQEAFVEDLHQNLAILRRYLRSPNLVHESFRIGTETRTEVALLYLKGTASEEFVDRFRRRLDELAQADFQRVVFIEELLDPYPKSLLPSFLATERPDRAAFHLLEGHVVLIQENFPFVLIAPAPQWNLLHTPDEHYQRWAYGNFLRGLRISAFFLNLLAPALYVAAVNYHPETIPLDLLVSIAGSREYVPYPTVVEVLLMEFSFELIREASTRIPTQIGPTIGIVGALILGQAAVQAGLISPILVIVVAITALASFAIPDQSLGFFLRIMRFFFIFAAALFGFLGIATLFAVLLAYMVSHEPFGVGHMAPVAPYLPSSKDTFFRRTFWEETHNPETAMPQAELRLRLPFHRIPARENPRNPKP, encoded by the coding sequence GTGTTCCGCCCCTGGTCCGTCTTTCGGCGCCACCGGGAAAAGCAGCGCACCTTGGAAGAGGCGGCGGCAAAGCGCACGGGCGTGCCGGGGCCGAAGTGTCCCAAGTGCCCCATCTCTTCTAAGCTCAAGACGAACGTCGCCAAGGTTCGTGAGCACTTTCATTCGCCGCAAAACGTCGACCTCAAGGTGCGCCACATCACATACGGCCGGCGCAAGGCGGCCATCGTCTACCTGGAAGGGACGATCGAAGAAAGCACGATCGACGAGGCCGTGATCCGGCCGTTAAACGAACGGGTTACCGCCATCACCGGGAAAAAGGCCTACACGGAGATCACGACGATCCTCGACTCGCTCCACCTGGACTACGTGGACGAAATGGAGGACGCGCTTCGGCACATCCTCGACGGGCACATCGTCCTCTTCATCGACGGGATCCGCCGCGCCTTCGCCATCGACTTTTCCTTCTTCCCCACGCGTTCCGTTCAAGAACCCAAAATCGAACACGTCCTTAAGGGGCCGCAGGAAGCCTTTGTGGAAGACCTGCACCAAAACCTCGCTATCCTCCGCCGCTACCTGCGCTCGCCCAACCTCGTCCACGAGTCCTTTCGCATTGGGACAGAGACGCGGACGGAGGTGGCCCTTCTCTACCTCAAGGGAACGGCGAGCGAGGAATTCGTCGACCGTTTTCGCCGGCGGCTCGACGAGCTGGCGCAGGCAGACTTTCAGCGCGTCGTCTTCATCGAGGAGCTCCTCGACCCCTACCCCAAGAGCCTCCTTCCCTCCTTCCTCGCAACGGAACGGCCGGACCGTGCGGCCTTCCACCTCCTGGAAGGCCACGTCGTCCTCATCCAGGAAAACTTCCCCTTCGTCCTCATCGCTCCCGCCCCGCAGTGGAACCTCCTGCACACGCCGGACGAACACTACCAGAGGTGGGCGTACGGAAACTTCCTCCGCGGGCTCAGGATCTCCGCCTTCTTTTTGAACCTCCTCGCGCCCGCCCTCTACGTCGCCGCCGTGAACTACCACCCGGAAACGATCCCCCTCGACCTCCTCGTCTCCATCGCCGGATCGCGCGAATACGTCCCCTACCCGACCGTCGTCGAAGTCCTCCTCATGGAGTTCAGCTTCGAGCTCATCCGGGAGGCCTCCACGCGGATCCCCACGCAGATCGGACCTACGATCGGCATCGTCGGCGCCCTCATCCTCGGGCAGGCGGCCGTTCAGGCCGGGCTTATAAGCCCCATCCTCGTGATCGTCGTGGCGATCACCGCCCTCGCCTCCTTCGCCATCCCTGACCAGAGCCTCGGGTTTTTCCTCCGGATCATGCGCTTTTTCTTCATCTTTGCCGCCGCCCTCTTCGGCTTCCTCGGCATCGCCACGCTCTTCGCCGTCCTCCTCGCCTACATGGTCTCCCACGAACCGTTCGGCGTAGGGCACATGGCCCCCGTCGCCCCCTACCTCCCCTCCTCCAAAGACACCTTCTTCCGCCGCACCTTCTGGGAGGAAACCCACAACCCGGAAACGGCCATGCCCCAAGCCGAGCTCCGCCTTCGCCTCCCCTTCCACAGGATCCCCGCGCGGGAGAACCCCCGGAACCCGAAACCGTAG
- a CDS encoding Asp23/Gls24 family envelope stress response protein, which yields MPMETFGREPRDETGRSLGEPPSHSEASFAQSNNKYSKESETKERGVAMEVISLLVRLAVEDTPGAYLAEEPYVGGWVYRLWGRPAGPAVQLRREDGRLSVFVRLAVDYGADIRSVAREVQRRVREDVERLTGYVPDAVDVFVEDVRERKARPPEPTAQGEGRSAGNPTESGDRQGDADLPEAQYEGRSSVADKG from the coding sequence ATGCCGATGGAGACCTTCGGGAGAGAACCTCGAGACGAAACGGGGCGTTCGTTGGGGGAACCCCCGTCGCATTCCGAAGCATCGTTTGCGCAGTCGAATAACAAGTATTCCAAAGAGTCGGAAACAAAAGAGCGCGGCGTGGCTATGGAGGTGATCTCCCTCCTCGTTCGCCTCGCCGTAGAGGATACACCCGGAGCTTACCTCGCAGAGGAGCCGTATGTGGGCGGCTGGGTGTACCGCCTTTGGGGGAGGCCCGCCGGGCCGGCGGTGCAGCTGCGCCGGGAAGACGGTCGGCTTTCCGTTTTCGTGCGCCTTGCCGTCGACTATGGTGCGGACATCCGGAGCGTGGCGCGCGAAGTCCAGAGGCGCGTCCGCGAAGATGTGGAGCGTCTTACGGGCTACGTCCCGGACGCCGTGGACGTCTTCGTCGAAGACGTCCGCGAGAGAAAGGCTCGGCCTCCCGAGCCCACCGCACAGGGCGAAGGTCGTTCAGCCGGAAACCCGACGGAGTCGGGAGATCGCCAAGGCGATGCCGACCTCCCCGAGGCTCAATACGAGGGACGTTCCTCCGTAGCTGATAAAGGGTAA